One Ferrimicrobium sp. genomic window, GTATCGGTGTCAGTACTGTGGTGCGCCGGCAGAAAATGTTGACCACGTGATTCCCCGCAGCCGAGGTGGCCCCCACCGTTGGGATAACGTGGTGGCGTCGTGTCGTTCGTGCAATTCGCGCAAGCGAGATCGTCTGCTCTCGGAGACCAACTTTGTGCTGCGGCGGCCACCACAAACTCCACGAGGCCGAACCTCAGCGATCATCTTGTTGGGTTTGATACGCGACGATTGGCTACCGTACCTCGACTATGAACTTCACCTCGAGGAAGGTTCACGGCATGAGCGCTCGTTGGGAGATCGCTCGCTACAAGAGCTAAGCGATTAGCCACCACAGCGGTCACGGTGTTGGCACGAGATGCCGGCATGGTCATGCTCGACCTGAGGTTCCCCGTCTGGTGGCTATGACCCAGTTGGTGTGAGGTCTTGGGTCGCGAGGGACCGCACAGAGGTGAGGTCCTTGTGGGCAAAGATTGGCGTGATGGCGAGGGTATGGGTGACGGTAGTCGCGTGCTGGTTGAGGACCACGAGACCTCGATTGTCGGGCAGCTTGAACCCGTAGGGAACGATGGCCGGCGAGATCAGGACTTCGTCAGGAGACTTGTACGATGCCGTGATCGTGACTGCACTTAAGCCAAATCGTGGCCCAAGATGCTCCAGGGGAATCGTACCTTGGTGGGCATTCGCCAATCCGGGGTAGCCAGACAAGGTGCACGATACTCCCTTGTGTGGGGTGATGGTGAGGATCACAAAGGATGCGTGCGTGCGGGTGGCCGGTACCGTTGCGGTGGTAGTGACGCTTACCTGGGGAGCGCGACACTCCTCTTGTTGGTTGACGAGCCGTTGATGCGTACCGAGTGTCTGCCCCAAGATAAGCCCAATGAAGATGGCGAGGACGGCGATAGCCACAGGAATCTGGAAGGCGCGTCGATAGCTTGGTCGATAAGTTGCCATGAGGTCCTTCGCTAGGAATGAAGATCACCGGTGTTATTTGCCAAAGCTTACCGTCGAAGGCTGCCCAATCGCTCACGGCGACGTTGCATTGGCCTCATCTGGTGGTGACACTCCGACGAGTTGACGCGTTGTGTGTGTCGTTATCACGAGAACCCATCTCGTGTTTGACACGGCGATGGTGTGATCGAGGTTCGTCGAGTCGTTCGTTCGAAGCCGATGTTTGGCACTGGGTCCATGGCGGTCGGCGATTGGGCGAGAGCTGCAAGGGGCGTTGGTGACCCAGGGCCACGCGATCTGGTTGGAGGCTGTCGCTCATCGCAAGGTGAAGTTTGTGTGGTATTCCCGATCAGGAGCCACGGCCGCCGTGGCGCTCATCAAGCCCATCGGAGGCCGACAATCGAGCCGACGCGGTTTTGTTCGATCGACTCGCGCTTGCTCAACTCTGCGCAGATCGACTCGTCAGAGGTACCTTAGCGCACAGGCCTTCGGGAGGGGATTGGGCACACAACCGAGGTCTTCACCGTCGAATGCGAGCGTGATGAGCGCACTGGGCTTACGGGATGAGCGCCACGATTCGAGCCTGGTGTCAGGACTCGCTGGTCGCCGTCGAATCCCCGGTGTCGGACTGAGTATCGGTAGCCGTCGCGTCGGTGGCATCAGCCCCAGTGGGGTTGACGAGTTGTTCTTGGGCCCGGATCGCGCTCACGAGGCGTTCAGTCTCTGATTTTTGCAACTCAGGCGTGATATCCTCATTGGCCGCACGGTAGGTAATGGAGCCGAGTTCGCGGTAGAGGGCATCGAGTTGGCGCTTGTTCTGCAGCTGGTCGATCTTTACCTGGCCTTTTTGGGCTGCTTCAGTGGCGCTCTGACTTAGCGTCTGTGCCTGTTCTTTTACCTTGTCAAACAAACTCATGGTTCTCCTCCTTGAAGCCTGAGTGTAGCCGATTCAAAATGACACGCTGTCGTTGTTGTAAGCGACGACGGCCAGTCTTGTGCTCTAGTGTCGGTAGCCGATGGGTGCAAGCGGACGGTTGCCAAGCATGCGGTGATTAACGTCGTCAATGACTCGCCCGATAACCAACGGTGTGCCCAGGTGTGCCTTGGCGAACTCATTGATGACCCTGGCATGATCAGGTGCGGTGAAGCACAACTCGAAGTCCTCGCCACCAGCGAGTGCCTCCAGCTCGGTGGCGCCCTCGGCGATGGGTAGCTCGTCGATCACGAAGCCTACACGCGAAGCGTCAGCGAGCCGGTGCAGGTCGATGGCGAGACCATCAGAGATATCGATCGCCGCCGTCGCACCCCCTCGAGCCGCTGCACGACCCTCCTGCACGCGGGCGATGGGATCAAGTAACGCCAAGCGGGTGCGATGATCGACGTCAAGGCCTTGGGCGAGGCGGTTGAACGCATGAGATGCGAGCCCAAGCGGTCCGGTCACAAAGATCGACTCTCCAGCATGTGCGCCGCTCCTGCGCAGTGGTGGGGTCGACTGTTTGCCGATGGCCATCACCGAGACAACGATCGTGTCCGCACGGGTGAGATCACCTCCGATCAGTCGGGTGCCATAGTGTTCGGCCTTGTGCTCGAGACCGATGAGTAGCTCCTCTGCGGCGAAGGACTTGGGGGCAGCGACGGTCGAGAGGATCCAGAGGGGTTCGGCCGCCATGGCCGCCAGGTCAGAGACGTTGACGGTTACGGCCTTTGCCCCAATCTGTGCCGGCGACCAATAGCCGAGGTCGAAGTGGACTCCTTCGACGAGTGCATCGGCGCAGACCGTGATCGCTTGATCACCGACGTGGACCATGGCTGCGTCATCTCCGAGAACGAGCCCCGTCGCATCCCAGGTTGCCCGACGGGCAATACCGTCTACGAGTGCGAGCTCATCCCATGCCTGATCGTCCAAGTTGCTCCGTTCATCGTGGTATTCTTTGCGGTGAAAAGTTGCCTTGGCCGCAAGAGTTTTGGCATAATCAATCTACTGTATTGAACACGCTACGGAGTTGGCGGGTTTCATGTGTTGAGTGCCGACGAGGCAGAGTTGACGCATGCAGTGAGGGAGGAGTAACAAGCTCATGAGGTTTACCAATCCGAAGGTGGTGAGTTGGCTTGACGAGTGGACCACGTTGATGCGCCCTGCACAACAGGTGGTACTCGATTCAAGTCCGGCAATGCGCGAGCAGCTCATCGCCACGCTACTAGAGCGGGGTACCATGCGCGCGCTTAACCCCGATCTCCGTCCGAACAGCTACCTTGCCTGTTCAGACCCGAGAGATGTGGCCCGCCTGGAGAGTCGGACCCTGATCTGCTCCGAGCGAGAGGTTGATGCTGGTCCCACCAACAACTGGCGTGAGCCTAGCGAGATGCGTACGATGATGCGTGGACTCTACGATGGGTGCATGCAGGGGCGGACCATGTATGTCATCCCCTTCTCCATGGGGGAGGTTGGATCTGCGTTCGCTATCTACGGGATCGAACTCACCGATTCCGCCTATGTTGCGCTCTCGATGCTGACTATGGCGACCGTCGATGATCAGGTGCGCAAAGAGATCGATGAGCGCGGTGTCTTCGTGCCTGCGGTTCATTCTGTGGGCTACCCTCTCATCGATCGAGAAGACGTAGCGTGGCCCTGCAACCCTGAGGACACCTATATCGCCCACTTCCCTGAGACGCGGGAGATCTGGTCCTATGGTTCGGGCTATGGCGGCAATGCGCTGCTTGGCAAGAAGTGTCTCGCGCTGCGGATAGCCTCGGTGGCCGCAAGGGATGAGGGCTGGCTCGCTGAGCACATGTTGATTCTGAAGTTGACCTCACCAACGAACGAGGTTCACTACGTCGCTGGAGCCTTTCCCAGTGCGTGCGGTAAGACGAATCTTGCCATGCTGGTGCCGACCCGGCCGGGTTGGCGAGCGGAGACGGTAGGAGATGATATCGCCTGGCTCCGAAGGGGAGAGGACGGTCGGCTCTGGGCTGTCAATCCTGAGATGGGCTTCTTTGGCGTGGCGCCGGGAACCTCAGTGAAGACCAACCCCATTGCCATGGAAACAGTGGCCAAGAACACCATATTCACGAACTGTGCGCTCACCGCTGATGGCGATGTCTGGTGGGAGGGGATGACGAAGGAGCCACCAGCGGGGCTCACCGACTGGCAAGGTCGTCCCTACACCGGAGATGGACCGGCAGCCCATCCGAACGCGCGCTTTACGGTCTCCATTCACGATGCACCGAACCTGGCACCGGAGCGAGACGGCGTGCCGATCTCGGCAATCCTGTTCGGAGGTCGCCGATCATCGCTCGTCCCACTCGTCACCGAGGCACGCAGCTGGGAGCACGGGGTCTTCCTCGGCTCCATCATGGCCTCAGAGACGACGGCTGCTGCCGAGGGGGCGACAGGGAGGGTGCGGCGCGACCCGTTCGCAATGTTGCCCTTCTGTGGCTACAACATGGCAGATTATTTTGGCCATTGGCTCTCCATGGCCGAGGAGGACACCGCGGCGCTGCCAAAGATCTACCTCGTGAACTGGTTCCGTCGGGGCGCCGACGGTGGCTTCGTGTGGCCGGGATACGGCGACAACGTTCGCGTGCTGTCCTGGATCATCGACAGGCTCGATGGACGGGTAGGGGCTCATGAGACGCCCTTTGGGCTGATCCCTGAGGCTGAGAGTCTCGAGGTCGAAGATCTTGGGCTGGGTGCGGACTGGTATCAGCACCTCTTTGCAATGGATCATGACGAGCTCGACCGTGAGGTCGAGTTGATCCGTGAGCACTATGCCAGGTTTGGTGATCATCTCCCCAAGGAGCTAGCCGTTCAGTTCGATGAGTTTGAGCGCTCTGTCCGGGGCTGACTGAGCAAGGCCCTTCGTCCCGGACGGGAAGAGCTTCAGGGTGTTGCCTTGACTGGCAGCTTGTGCCGATGAGGTCATCGGTAATTTCCGAACATTTGAGGTACGTACCTCGTAGTGGGTTTGGCGTTTGGGGCAACACTTCACACGGTATCTTATGGTGCCAGATTGTGGGTAGGAGATGTGGGCGCAGGCCCGACGAGGCAGTCAATGGCCGTTGCGTTAGAGACGAAGATCCTCTCGATCACATCCAGTGACTCGTCTGCATCGTGAGTCATCAGGATCAGATCGGCCGACGCAAATGCGTTACCTGGCCTTCGCTCGCCAGCTCATAGACTGCCATCAACCCATGAATCGAGCGTCACGCCTAGCCACACTCACGGTATCGGTCGCTTCAGCGACCGCCACCACGCTGCCAGTTTTCTTGACCGGAGCGCTCGCCGTGGTGATCCGACACCACCTTGGACTGAGCACCACCGAGCTCGGCCTTTGTGTGTCGACCTTTTTTTTCTCGTCGATTCCCCTCTCGCTCGTTGTTGGGCCGCGTGTGGCACTCTTTGGTGTCGAACGTCTGATGCGTCTGGCGGTTGGTGCATCAGTCGTCAGCCTGCTTACGATCGCGATCATTGATCGCAGCTTTCTTAGCATTCTGTTCTCCCTGATTGTTGCCGGGGCGGCCAACGGGGTGATGCAACCGACGGTGAATCAGTTTCTCGTTGGTCGGACTAAGGTTCAAGGCCAGGGTTTGTCCTTTGGCATCAAGCAGGCAGCGGTGCCACTGTCGACACTGCTGGCTGGACTCGCAGTTCCCTTGGTAGCGCTCACCATCGGTTGGCAATACGGTTACCTGGGTGCTGCGCTCTTTGGCACCGTTGTTCTCGTTGCAATCCCCCCGGCGTTGAATGCACCCCATGAAGCCAGGCAACGTGTCCGCACCCATCTTGTTGTCGCACCGTTGGTCGTTCTTGCCATTGGGATGGCCTTCGGTGCTGGCGCAGCCAATGCGATGGGTGCCTTTTTGGTGAGCTCGAACGTACACGCTGGGTTCTCTGCTGCAACGGCAGGCTATCTTGCTGCCTTGGGCAGCGCCAGCTCGTTCGTGACCAGAATCGCCTCGGGCTACTTCGCCGATCATCGCGAGGGGAGTCACCTTCGTGTCGTCGCGGCGATGCTAGTCGTTGGCGCCATTGGCTACCTGCTCCTTTCACTGGGTGGCCATGGTTATATCGTCGGCGCTATCGTGCTCGCTTATGCCGCTGGTTGGGGTTGGAATGGAGTGTTTAACTTTGCGATCACCAAGGTGTACCCCGGGGCGATTGCACACGCCACTGGCATCACCCAAGCCGGCCTCTACTGTGGCTCCCTGCTTGGGCCGCTCCTATTTGGTATCATTGTCGATCACATCAGTTTTGCTGTCGCCTGGCAGATTAATGCCGTCTTTGGCGTTATCGCCGCCTTCGCGATGCTCATCGGCAGCCGGGCTCTGCGCAATGAAGTGCTGAGAAGAGACGCTCAAGCCTGACGGCCTGGGTCTCGCCGCGTCGTCGCGCCACTCGACTCGGAAGTTCATTGTTGGGTGGCCGGTTTCGTCGTGTTGGTGCTCAATCGATGACGAGGGGTACGTACAGGTTGCGTATGCCTCCGACGCGGCCAGGCAGCACAAACTCACTCATCAACGGTTGGGGTCGCGACCGAACGTGCGACGGGTGAGCGTTTGGGCATGATCGTCCAGGGGTTGTGAGATCCTCGTGAGCTTGGGTCACCGTTGCCCAAGAACCCGGGATACAACCTCCCTGTGTGGCGAAGCAAGAGCGCACGCTTCGGGATCGGTGCCGACATAGGCGGGCTCACCCCAACAAGTCGGGGAGGTGACCGGAGTAACTCCGCCCCTCCTGGTTGTTCTGGTGTACCGACAACTACAGAGAAATTCTGTACTCAGTCAAACTGGCTCAAACTTTTCTGTCGTGCTTGTCATAAACTGATGGGCGAGTGCTCCCCATGGCGACTTTGTCGCTTCTGGTTCTTGACGATGACATACCTGCAAAGTCTTAGGGCAAGGCTGACGAGGGTGGCTTGTGAGCCGTCATCGTTCACGGCTTCCCTCGGGGATCGTGATCGCGATGTTGTTGCGATCTACTGGGTGTTGGACGGTGGCGAAGGCTTCAGCTGGCAGAACTATGCTGTTGCTGCATGAAATGCGGGATTATGCCTTCGATGAATGAATTTCGCAGCGCTGTCGTGCGAAGGCCAGCTGAGCTGGTCTCGATGTAAAGCGGGTCTAGTTCGTTGAGTGTCAGGGAATTTGCGTTCATACGTCTCCTTGACTCACACGTTCGGATCACCTCCCTCATTGTCATGAGCCTTCTCACGGTCTGTGTTGGGTTGCCAATTAATAATGGCATTAGAGTTCCTGAAATCATTTCTGAGGCTCTCACTGACGCCCCTAGTTGATTTGTTAGCTTGCTTGAGAAGCCTGGAAAGGAAGGTGGGAATTGTTCGACCCGCTCGGGAGGCCCAGACTTGATCGTGAAACGTAGCTGGTGGTTGCGATGGCCGGTTTGTAGTGCACTTGGGTATAGTTTGTCTGCTAAAGTGATTTTAGTTTATAGGATGCCTACGGAACCATTCTTACTAGGAGGAACAGATGTTCAGGCCTTGTCTCCGTCGGTGATTCAGTATACGAGTGGTGAGTATGCATCACGTTAGGCCAGATTGTTCCCGTGGCTGGGTTATCGCTGAGAAATTTCTGAAGAATTTGTTTAGTCACTGCATCAGACAGGGGCACTGGTGGTAGTGTTACAACTAGTTAGCACACTCTTAAGGGGGGTATTCATCGATGCGGTTTCTACCTGCACTTGGCCTGACGGCTGTTTTAGGCATGACGCTCGCAGCTTGCGGTTCATCATCATCGTCATCGTCGTCACCGTCTTCCAGCTCTTCGGCGCCCAAGGACATCACTATTGGGACGACGTACGCGGGATCTGGCGCCTATGCCACGTCATCGCTTCCTGAGCTTGATGGGTTGAAATTCTGGATCACACAAGAGAACAAAAAGGGCGGCGTCTATGTCGGCGCCTACAAGAAGCGTATCCCAGTCAAGCTTGTTGACTACAACGACCTGAGCTCCGCATCCACTGCGGCTACCCTCTATGAGCAACTTATCACCCAGGATAAGGTCAATATATTTGTATCTGACTTTGGGTCAGTGCTCACTGCGCCTGCGGTGTCCCTCGCTGAGGCTCACAAGGTGGTGTTGTTCGACCAAAGTGGGACTGGTATACCTTTCTTTACTCCTCAAAATCACGACATCGTTCTCTGTGATCTACCCGAATCTAACATTTGGCCTGGACCGCTCGCACAGTTCCTGATTGCTAAGAAGATTAAGAAGGTCGCGATTGTCTACGACACGAACGATTTTGATCAATCCCAGGCGATCACCCTGAAGAGTAAGTTGGCCGCAGCTGGGATCACCCCGGTTGTCTACGAAGGTGTTCCAACCAGTACTTCGAGCTACACTACCATTTTGCAGTCGGTCGCAGCGTCTCATCCAGATGCGTTACTCGAACTGGGTTATCAGCCAAACGATACCGCGTTTCTACAGAACCTTCAGTCTTCGGGCCAGCACTACAAGATGGTGTTTACCGTATTCCCGGGACAGCTGCTGAGCCTATTTCAGAGTCAGGTTGGCACAGCTGGACTCAAGTACACGTACACTTACGGGACGAACCTGTATGTTAACTACCCAACCGTGACGGAAGGCCTCAACACTGCTCAGTTCAAGACCCAGTTCGCGGCCGCCTACCCGGGTCAGCTCAACACGCTGTCGCTGCTTGGTTACAATACAGGGTTGGTGATTGAAGGGTCCCTGAAACACGCGACATCACTGAGTCAGGCGGCGATTCGTGCAGGCGCACAGGCGATCTCTGGGAATCTCACGACGGTGGATGGAAAGTTCGAGATCGATTCAGAGGGCGGACAGGTCGGAGAGCGCTTGCCAGTTGCGCAGCTGTTTCCGTCCAGTTCCGGGGTTGTACTTCACGCGGTCTATCCTTCGTCCCAGGCGACTGCGACGGCTCTCTATCCGGCTCCGTGACAGACGATACTTTACGTCGGTACGGCCGGTTTTCGGGGAGGGTGGACCCGCATGCAGTTTCCCAATGTGCCGATGGTGGTGTAGATGCTCTTTGAGTTTGCCGTAGTCGGTGGGTTGCTGCTAGGGCTATATTACGCTATGTTTGCTATGGGCCTCAACGTTGTCTTTGGGGCCCAGCGCATTGTCAATCTTGCCCATGGCGATATCGTTGTGCTTGGGGGATATGCCGCGTGGGAGTTGTACGAGACCTGGCATATATCGCCATTACTTGCTGTGATCATCGTGCTTCCGTTCTCGATTGGTTTGGGCTTTCTGGTTCAGCATTACCTCACACCGAGGTTGATGCAATCCGCTGATCCAGAGACTTTGTCCCTCATCCTGTTCTTTGGATTGTCACAGGTGATCGAGGCGATGGCGTCGATCATTTTTGGTCCGAATGAGCATTCTCTGCCGACCAATGCCATCCCCTCGAGTTCCCTGCACTTGTTC contains:
- a CDS encoding HNH endonuclease, translating into MAGVLVLNASYEALCVVSTHRAIGLVVVGKADVVLESPTLIHSARFVMAEPSVIKLRYFVRVPHLRRVAPTKRAIFARDQYRCQYCGAPAENVDHVIPRSRGGPHRWDNVVASCRSCNSRKRDRLLSETNFVLRRPPQTPRGRTSAIILLGLIRDDWLPYLDYELHLEEGSRHERSLGDRSLQELSD
- the thiL gene encoding thiamine-phosphate kinase, yielding MDDQAWDELALVDGIARRATWDATGLVLGDDAAMVHVGDQAITVCADALVEGVHFDLGYWSPAQIGAKAVTVNVSDLAAMAAEPLWILSTVAAPKSFAAEELLIGLEHKAEHYGTRLIGGDLTRADTIVVSVMAIGKQSTPPLRRSGAHAGESIFVTGPLGLASHAFNRLAQGLDVDHRTRLALLDPIARVQEGRAAARGGATAAIDISDGLAIDLHRLADASRVGFVIDELPIAEGATELEALAGGEDFELCFTAPDHARVINEFAKAHLGTPLVIGRVIDDVNHRMLGNRPLAPIGYRH
- a CDS encoding phosphoenolpyruvate carboxykinase (GTP), whose translation is MRFTNPKVVSWLDEWTTLMRPAQQVVLDSSPAMREQLIATLLERGTMRALNPDLRPNSYLACSDPRDVARLESRTLICSEREVDAGPTNNWREPSEMRTMMRGLYDGCMQGRTMYVIPFSMGEVGSAFAIYGIELTDSAYVALSMLTMATVDDQVRKEIDERGVFVPAVHSVGYPLIDREDVAWPCNPEDTYIAHFPETREIWSYGSGYGGNALLGKKCLALRIASVAARDEGWLAEHMLILKLTSPTNEVHYVAGAFPSACGKTNLAMLVPTRPGWRAETVGDDIAWLRRGEDGRLWAVNPEMGFFGVAPGTSVKTNPIAMETVAKNTIFTNCALTADGDVWWEGMTKEPPAGLTDWQGRPYTGDGPAAHPNARFTVSIHDAPNLAPERDGVPISAILFGGRRSSLVPLVTEARSWEHGVFLGSIMASETTAAAEGATGRVRRDPFAMLPFCGYNMADYFGHWLSMAEEDTAALPKIYLVNWFRRGADGGFVWPGYGDNVRVLSWIIDRLDGRVGAHETPFGLIPEAESLEVEDLGLGADWYQHLFAMDHDELDREVELIREHYARFGDHLPKELAVQFDEFERSVRG
- a CDS encoding MFS transporter, translated to MNRASRLATLTVSVASATATTLPVFLTGALAVVIRHHLGLSTTELGLCVSTFFFSSIPLSLVVGPRVALFGVERLMRLAVGASVVSLLTIAIIDRSFLSILFSLIVAGAANGVMQPTVNQFLVGRTKVQGQGLSFGIKQAAVPLSTLLAGLAVPLVALTIGWQYGYLGAALFGTVVLVAIPPALNAPHEARQRVRTHLVVAPLVVLAIGMAFGAGAANAMGAFLVSSNVHAGFSAATAGYLAALGSASSFVTRIASGYFADHREGSHLRVVAAMLVVGAIGYLLLSLGGHGYIVGAIVLAYAAGWGWNGVFNFAITKVYPGAIAHATGITQAGLYCGSLLGPLLFGIIVDHISFAVAWQINAVFGVIAAFAMLIGSRALRNEVLRRDAQA
- a CDS encoding ABC transporter substrate-binding protein → MRFLPALGLTAVLGMTLAACGSSSSSSSSPSSSSSAPKDITIGTTYAGSGAYATSSLPELDGLKFWITQENKKGGVYVGAYKKRIPVKLVDYNDLSSASTAATLYEQLITQDKVNIFVSDFGSVLTAPAVSLAEAHKVVLFDQSGTGIPFFTPQNHDIVLCDLPESNIWPGPLAQFLIAKKIKKVAIVYDTNDFDQSQAITLKSKLAAAGITPVVYEGVPTSTSSYTTILQSVAASHPDALLELGYQPNDTAFLQNLQSSGQHYKMVFTVFPGQLLSLFQSQVGTAGLKYTYTYGTNLYVNYPTVTEGLNTAQFKTQFAAAYPGQLNTLSLLGYNTGLVIEGSLKHATSLSQAAIRAGAQAISGNLTTVDGKFEIDSEGGQVGERLPVAQLFPSSSGVVLHAVYPSSQATATALYPAP